A single genomic interval of Polaribacter vadi harbors:
- the fbaA gene encoding class II fructose-bisphosphate aldolase, which produces MSHNIKPGVATGKEVQEIFNYAKEKGFALPAVNVVGSNTINGVLETAKELNAPVIIQFSNGGAQFNAGKGLSNENQKAAIAGGIAGAKHIHALAEAYGVPVILHTDHCAKKLLPWIDGLLDASEVHFKETGKPLYSSHMIDLSEEPIEENIEICKEYLARMSKMGMTLEIELGITGGEEDGVDNSDVDASKLYTQPEEVAYAYEELLKVSPQFTIAAAFGNVHGVYKPGNVKLTPKILKNSQEYVTKKYGVEENHIDFVFHGGSGSTLEEIREAIGYGVIKMNIDTDLQFAFTEGIRDYMQGKAEYLATQIGNPEGADKPNKKYYDPRGWLRLGEETFKARLKQAFADLNNVDTL; this is translated from the coding sequence ATGAGTCATAATATTAAACCTGGTGTAGCAACAGGAAAAGAAGTTCAAGAAATTTTTAACTACGCAAAAGAAAAAGGGTTTGCATTACCAGCAGTTAATGTTGTAGGTTCTAACACAATTAATGGTGTTTTAGAAACTGCAAAAGAATTAAATGCGCCAGTAATCATTCAATTTTCTAATGGTGGTGCTCAATTTAACGCAGGTAAAGGATTATCTAACGAAAATCAAAAAGCAGCAATTGCAGGTGGTATAGCAGGTGCAAAACATATTCATGCATTAGCAGAAGCATATGGAGTACCTGTAATTTTACATACAGACCATTGTGCAAAAAAATTATTACCTTGGATTGATGGATTGTTAGACGCAAGTGAAGTTCACTTTAAAGAAACTGGCAAGCCTTTATATAGTTCTCACATGATTGATTTAAGTGAAGAACCAATTGAAGAAAACATAGAAATTTGTAAAGAATACCTTGCTAGAATGAGCAAAATGGGTATGACTTTAGAAATTGAATTAGGAATTACAGGTGGTGAAGAAGATGGAGTTGATAATTCTGATGTAGATGCATCTAAATTATACACACAACCAGAAGAAGTTGCGTATGCTTATGAAGAATTATTAAAAGTTTCTCCACAGTTTACAATTGCTGCAGCTTTTGGAAATGTACATGGAGTTTACAAGCCAGGAAACGTAAAGTTAACACCAAAAATTTTAAAGAATTCTCAAGAATATGTAACTAAAAAATATGGTGTTGAGGAAAATCATATCGATTTTGTTTTTCATGGTGGTTCTGGTTCTACTTTAGAAGAAATTAGAGAAGCTATTGGTTATGGAGTTATCAAAATGAATATTGATACTGATTTACAATTTGCTTTTACAGAAGGAATTAGAGATTATATGCAAGGTAAAGCAGAGTATTTAGCAACCCAAATTGGGAATCCTGAAGGAGCTGACAAGCCAAACAAAAAATATTACGATCCAAGAGGTTGGTTACGTTTAGGTGAAGAAACTTTTAAAGCACGTTTAAAGCAAGCATTTGCAGATTTAAATAACGTAGATACTTTATAA
- a CDS encoding porin family protein: MIKKGFLFGFLLMISATFFAQRERVENLPTFDDRKIHYGFYLGINQNDFKLNLKNSNVFNADISVEPTYGFNVGLIAELRLHKNLSVRLEPGLVSNSKNIIFNHLNTSANPQDSIREIGSTYLHFPVVFKFSTDRYKNIRPYLLGGVSLDYNFSSNEANQDDNSAGQFRMKTTNFMYEVGVGIDIYLAFFKFSPSIRGVFAINNEIKYDDDPNSRWTAPINFMGTRGIFLNFAFE; this comes from the coding sequence ATGATTAAAAAAGGATTTCTTTTTGGTTTTTTATTGATGATTTCTGCAACGTTTTTTGCCCAAAGAGAACGTGTAGAAAACCTACCAACATTCGATGATAGAAAAATTCATTATGGTTTTTATTTGGGAATCAATCAAAATGATTTTAAACTAAATTTAAAAAACAGCAATGTTTTTAATGCTGATATTTCTGTAGAACCAACCTATGGTTTTAATGTTGGTTTAATTGCTGAATTGCGTTTGCACAAAAATTTAAGTGTACGTTTAGAACCAGGCTTAGTAAGTAATTCCAAAAACATTATTTTTAATCATTTAAATACTTCTGCCAATCCACAAGATAGTATCAGAGAAATTGGCTCTACATATTTGCACTTTCCTGTAGTTTTTAAATTTAGTACTGACAGGTATAAAAATATTCGTCCTTATTTATTAGGAGGTGTTTCTTTAGATTATAATTTTTCTAGTAATGAAGCCAATCAAGATGATAATTCTGCTGGACAATTTAGGATGAAAACAACCAATTTTATGTACGAAGTTGGTGTAGGAATTGATATTTATTTAGCGTTCTTTAAATTCTCTCCTTCCATTCGTGGAGTTTTTGCCATTAATAACGAGATAAAATACGATGATGATCCAAATAGTAGATGGACAGCTCCTATTAATTTTATGGGAACTCGTGGTATTTTCTTGAATTTTGCTTTTGAGTAG
- a CDS encoding contact-dependent growth inhibition system immunity protein codes for MLEKSIEQLEKNYWKKESEFPTNLIEKCFEYRKIKLSELTVEQIRLMISQKIGIEFLIGIALKKLELNILAEGNLYEGDLLDSVLKIPTEFWKKIKRKLK; via the coding sequence ATGTTAGAAAAATCAATCGAACAATTAGAAAAGAATTATTGGAAAAAAGAATCTGAATTTCCAACTAATTTAATTGAGAAATGCTTTGAATATAGAAAAATCAAACTTTCTGAATTGACAGTTGAACAAATTAGACTTATGATTTCCCAAAAAATCGGAATTGAGTTTTTAATTGGAATTGCATTAAAAAAACTTGAGCTGAATATATTAGCAGAAGGGAATTTATATGAAGGAGATTTATTAGATTCTGTTTTAAAAATACCAACTGAATTTTGGAAAAAAATAAAGAGAAAATTAAAATAG
- a CDS encoding HU family DNA-binding protein — translation MSLRYRITKRNNSINNNKEQYILQAVNTGTVDLEYIAKLISNESSLHEVDVRAVLIALGMKLEFFLTDGKIVDLGEMGRFKMGFSGVASNTENDLTPKRNIKKYHVNYQPSRKMKRLLKAGVKTYKEGRRAID, via the coding sequence ATGTCTTTACGCTACAGAATTACCAAAAGAAATAATTCCATAAATAATAATAAAGAACAATATATTTTACAGGCTGTAAATACGGGGACTGTAGATTTAGAGTATATTGCTAAGCTAATAAGCAATGAGTCTAGTTTACATGAGGTAGATGTTAGAGCTGTACTAATTGCGCTTGGTATGAAACTGGAGTTTTTTCTTACCGATGGCAAAATTGTAGACCTTGGCGAAATGGGGCGTTTTAAAATGGGTTTTTCTGGTGTTGCTAGCAATACCGAAAACGATTTAACCCCAAAAAGGAATATAAAAAAGTACCATGTAAACTACCAACCTTCCAGAAAAATGAAGCGTCTGTTAAAAGCGGGTGTTAAAACATACAAAGAGGGCAGAAGGGCTATAGATTAG
- a CDS encoding BamA/TamA family outer membrane protein, which translates to MKKLSFYFLFIIFLISCNSTEHVIDGQFMLSKTNIFIDSTKTNGADLQKYILQKRNPRFLGLPLGLYFHNLGNHDKPKTPIEWANENKRSYNFVKRIFSEKQSIAYANSFINLNKWFLSYDEPAIISELKVKRTEDNLSAYYKTQGYFKSSVTSNIKRNSASKKATVTYRIQKGKPTVLDTVNIEIKSPILDSIYVNSGLTSLLKSGDRYKDQVFRNEASKVVKLFRNNGIYNFTESALAFYVDSTRTDYKTNVDFLISSNRLEEKEGVYIEKPYKVQTIKEVHVTTDYSFTQKDEKISDTVTYNGIQFSAFDKLLYNPKYLSQSIFLKPGEIYSDTLTNLTRTHLKSLQNFKSTNIKFTPIDGSDSELRMDVLLSPLEKYTLGLESELTHSNIRNLGISGKFSITDRNIFRGAELLKMSLLGSWFNSNNGPGWEIGADASLEIPRFVAPFGLGKFVPKEMSPRTLFSIGSSFQKNIGLDRQTFTILTDYKWQSTPKKTIQLEVLNTQYIQNLNVESFFNIYSSEFDNLNTVAEAYDLAKNTNDNFPLNDENISSQSEDALRFMNLVANDTNFQNTNPDEYNTSVNILDRYNIITSDFLIPTLAYTYTYNGQTNFKNSNFSFFRIRLANSGNILGLLSDKRNDNDKKTILNIPLAQYFKTDIEFKKFWSIGSNNSVFAFRTFLGAILTYDNSDVPFTKSYFAGGSNDIRAWQTYELGPGSRKSGLEFNIGDFKFLTSAEYRFDVVGRLKGALFVDAGNIWDISGSDFVEEDAKFTGLSSLKNIAVGSGFGARLDFNFLIIRFDVGFKTYEPYLQDSKWFKNYNFNSAVYNIGINYPF; encoded by the coding sequence ATGAAAAAACTCTCGTTTTATTTTTTATTCATCATCTTTCTAATTTCATGTAATTCTACAGAACATGTAATAGATGGTCAGTTTATGCTTTCAAAAACCAATATTTTTATTGATAGCACAAAAACGAATGGAGCAGATCTTCAAAAATATATTTTACAAAAAAGAAATCCTCGTTTTTTAGGATTGCCTTTAGGATTGTATTTTCATAATTTAGGAAATCACGATAAACCAAAAACTCCTATTGAATGGGCTAATGAAAATAAAAGGTCTTATAACTTTGTAAAAAGAATTTTTTCCGAAAAACAAAGTATTGCTTATGCAAATTCTTTTATAAACTTAAATAAATGGTTCTTAAGTTATGATGAACCAGCAATTATAAGCGAGCTAAAAGTTAAAAGAACCGAAGATAATTTATCTGCCTATTATAAAACGCAAGGCTATTTTAAATCGTCTGTAACCTCTAACATTAAAAGAAATTCTGCAAGTAAAAAAGCCACTGTAACTTATAGAATTCAAAAAGGAAAACCAACAGTATTAGACACTGTAAACATCGAGATAAAATCGCCTATTTTAGATTCTATTTATGTGAATTCTGGTTTAACGTCTTTATTAAAATCAGGAGATCGTTATAAAGATCAAGTTTTTAGAAATGAAGCTAGTAAAGTAGTAAAACTCTTTAGAAATAATGGTATTTATAATTTTACAGAATCTGCTTTAGCTTTTTATGTAGATTCTACAAGAACTGACTATAAGACAAATGTAGATTTTTTAATATCATCTAACAGATTAGAAGAAAAAGAAGGTGTTTATATAGAAAAACCTTACAAAGTACAAACAATCAAAGAAGTACATGTAACCACAGATTACTCTTTTACACAAAAGGATGAAAAAATTTCAGACACTGTAACCTATAATGGTATTCAATTTTCTGCGTTTGATAAATTACTTTACAATCCTAAATATTTATCGCAATCTATTTTCTTAAAACCTGGCGAAATTTATAGTGATACGTTAACAAATTTAACCAGAACACATTTAAAATCTTTACAAAATTTTAAATCAACAAATATAAAATTTACACCTATTGATGGTTCTGATAGTGAGTTAAGAATGGATGTTTTATTATCTCCATTAGAAAAATATACGCTGGGTTTAGAATCGGAATTAACACACTCAAATATTAGAAACTTAGGAATTTCTGGCAAGTTTTCTATTACAGATAGAAATATTTTTAGAGGAGCAGAATTGTTAAAAATGTCCCTTTTAGGTTCTTGGTTCAACTCTAACAATGGTCCTGGTTGGGAAATTGGAGCAGATGCTTCTTTAGAGATTCCAAGATTTGTTGCTCCATTTGGTCTTGGTAAATTTGTACCCAAAGAAATGTCTCCAAGAACTTTATTTTCAATAGGTTCTAGTTTTCAAAAAAACATTGGTTTAGACAGGCAGACTTTTACCATATTAACAGATTACAAATGGCAATCCACACCCAAAAAGACGATTCAATTAGAGGTTTTAAATACTCAATACATTCAAAATTTAAATGTTGAAAGTTTTTTTAATATTTATTCATCAGAATTTGATAATTTAAATACGGTTGCAGAAGCCTATGATTTAGCCAAAAACACAAATGATAATTTTCCTTTAAATGATGAAAATATTAGTTCACAATCAGAAGATGCTTTGCGATTTATGAATTTAGTAGCTAATGATACTAATTTTCAAAATACAAATCCAGACGAATACAATACTAGCGTAAATATCTTAGATCGATATAATATTATCACATCAGATTTTTTGATTCCTACTTTGGCTTACACCTATACTTATAATGGCCAAACTAATTTTAAGAATAGTAATTTTTCTTTTTTTAGAATACGTCTTGCCAATTCAGGAAACATTTTAGGTTTATTATCAGATAAAAGAAATGATAATGATAAAAAAACTATTTTAAACATTCCTTTGGCTCAATATTTTAAAACGGATATTGAGTTTAAGAAATTTTGGAGTATTGGTTCTAATAATTCCGTTTTTGCTTTTAGAACATTTTTAGGTGCCATTTTAACTTATGATAATTCTGATGTTCCTTTTACAAAAAGTTATTTTGCTGGTGGTTCTAATGATATTAGAGCTTGGCAAACTTACGAATTAGGACCTGGAAGCAGAAAATCTGGCTTAGAATTTAACATTGGCGATTTTAAATTTTTAACAAGTGCAGAATATAGATTCGATGTTGTTGGTAGGTTAAAAGGGGCTTTATTTGTTGATGCTGGTAACATTTGGGATATTTCTGGTTCTGATTTTGTAGAAGAGGATGCAAAATTCACGGGTTTATCATCCTTAAAAAATATTGCAGTGGGTTCTGGTTTTGGAGCAAGATTAGATTTTAATTTCCTTATAATACGTTTCGATGTTGGTTTTAAAACCTACGAACCTTATTTACAAGATAGTAAATGGTTTAAAAATTATAACTTTAATTCTGCAGTTTACAATATTGGTATCAACTATCCATTCTAA
- a CDS encoding TrmH family RNA methyltransferase encodes MSISKNQLKLITSLSQKKYRQKNSLFIAEGIKVVNELLNSSFQVDILFATDDFETTISSDKIVRVSEKDLQKISNLKSPNKVLGLFKIPDEKPLQQKGLTIVLDAINDPGNLGTIIRLCDWFGVTQLICSKDTVDCYNPKVVQASMGSLTRISIQYIALENYLQETNLPTFIADMNGENVYKSTLPKEALLVMGNEANGVSDEIRALIKNKISIPRFGETQETESLNVATATAILLSEFKRSICR; translated from the coding sequence ATGAGCATCTCAAAAAATCAACTAAAATTAATAACAAGTTTATCGCAAAAAAAGTATAGACAAAAAAATAGTTTATTTATTGCTGAAGGTATAAAAGTAGTAAATGAACTTTTAAATTCATCTTTTCAAGTTGATATTTTATTTGCAACTGATGATTTTGAAACTACGATTTCTTCGGATAAAATTGTGAGAGTTTCTGAAAAGGATTTACAGAAAATCAGCAACTTAAAATCGCCAAACAAAGTTTTAGGGCTGTTTAAAATTCCTGATGAAAAACCTTTGCAACAAAAAGGGCTTACTATTGTTTTAGATGCCATAAACGATCCTGGAAATTTAGGAACTATTATTCGTTTGTGTGATTGGTTTGGAGTAACGCAATTAATTTGCTCTAAAGATACTGTAGATTGTTACAATCCAAAAGTTGTGCAAGCAAGTATGGGTTCTTTAACAAGGATTTCTATACAATATATAGCTTTAGAAAACTATCTACAAGAAACGAATTTACCAACTTTTATTGCGGATATGAATGGTGAAAATGTCTATAAATCAACTTTACCAAAAGAGGCTCTTTTAGTGATGGGAAATGAGGCAAATGGTGTTTCTGATGAAATTAGAGCATTGATAAAAAATAAAATATCAATTCCAAGATTTGGAGAAACGCAAGAAACAGAAAGCTTAAATGTGGCAACTGCAACCGCTATTTTGTTAAGCGAGTTTAAACGTAGTATTTGTAGGTAG
- the rpsO gene encoding 30S ribosomal protein S15 — protein sequence MYLTKEVKEGIFEKHGKGKNDTGTSEGQIALFTHRINHLTGHLKKNRKDYNTERSLVMMVGKRRSLLDYLKKSDITRYRAIIAELGIRK from the coding sequence ATGTACTTGACTAAAGAAGTAAAGGAAGGAATCTTCGAAAAACACGGTAAAGGAAAAAACGATACTGGAACTTCAGAAGGACAAATTGCGTTATTTACGCACAGAATTAACCATTTAACTGGACACTTAAAGAAAAATCGTAAAGATTACAACACAGAGCGTTCTTTAGTAATGATGGTAGGTAAGCGTAGAAGTTTATTAGATTATTTAAAAAAATCTGATATTACAAGATATCGTGCAATTATCGCAGAATTAGGAATTAGAAAATAA
- the accD gene encoding acetyl-CoA carboxylase, carboxyltransferase subunit beta codes for MAWFKRTDKGIQTATEDKKDTPKGLWYKTPSGKVIDTEELKKNLYVSPEDGYHVRIGSKEYFELFFDNNEFKELNEGLTSKDPLKFEDTKKYPDRLKAAQEKTKLKDAVRTAVGKSLGKDIVIAAMDFAFIGGSMGSVVGEKIARAINYSIENKIPFLMVSKSGGARMMEASLSLMQLVKTSAKLAQLAEVKIPYISLCTDPTTGGTTASYAMLGDINIAEPNALIAFAGPRVVKDTTGKELPEGFQKSEFVLEHGFLDAIYERKDLKKQVNLYIDLIQNIPVRKEEAV; via the coding sequence ATGGCTTGGTTTAAAAGAACTGATAAAGGAATACAAACTGCAACAGAGGATAAGAAAGACACACCAAAAGGGCTGTGGTACAAAACTCCTAGTGGAAAAGTTATTGACACAGAAGAGTTAAAAAAGAACTTATATGTAAGTCCAGAAGATGGCTATCATGTAAGAATTGGTAGTAAAGAATACTTCGAATTATTTTTTGACAACAATGAGTTTAAAGAATTAAATGAAGGCTTAACGTCTAAAGATCCTTTAAAATTTGAAGACACAAAAAAATATCCAGACAGATTAAAAGCAGCACAAGAAAAAACAAAATTAAAAGATGCTGTTAGAACTGCTGTAGGTAAATCTTTAGGAAAAGACATTGTAATTGCAGCTATGGATTTTGCATTTATTGGTGGATCTATGGGTTCTGTAGTAGGAGAAAAAATTGCACGTGCAATTAATTATTCTATCGAAAATAAGATTCCATTTTTAATGGTCTCAAAATCTGGAGGAGCAAGAATGATGGAAGCATCACTTTCTTTGATGCAATTGGTAAAAACATCAGCAAAATTAGCACAATTAGCAGAAGTTAAAATTCCATATATTTCTTTATGTACAGATCCAACAACTGGAGGTACAACAGCTTCTTATGCAATGTTGGGCGATATAAATATTGCAGAACCAAATGCATTAATTGCGTTTGCTGGGCCAAGAGTTGTAAAAGATACCACAGGTAAAGAATTACCAGAAGGTTTTCAAAAATCTGAATTTGTTTTAGAACATGGTTTCTTAGATGCTATTTATGAGCGTAAAGACTTAAAAAAACAAGTAAATTTATATATTGATTTAATACAAAATATTCCAGTTAGAAAAGAGGAAGCAGTTTAG
- a CDS encoding tyrosine-type recombinase/integrase has translation MKKYPTIYLEQQVHRNSSKLLIKFKFDNGLISIIRSISGATWSKTLAAWHVENTKENYDKVITTFKGITIINSSKISKTIPFKRKLTNEQKTILNNFYLYLKGKRYSKSTIQTYTFFVADFVNFHTKTPLEELTNRSVELFIEKVFIEREYSVSTQRQFISALKIFIIFCPKTKINDLVLERPKKSRKLPNVLSQEEVLRIVQVTKNLKHRAIIVLLYSSGLRIGEITSLQLKNIDIERKQVKIESGKGRKDRFVVLASSFLPLLLNYLTTYTPKVYFIEGLEGHRYSESSIRKFLGKSVILAKVLKRVTPHTLRHSYATHLLENGVGLRHIQELLGHAKPETTMIYTHVAKKDLLDITSPLDTILLTLNQNNKEEQNFLLSGNNTI, from the coding sequence ATGAAAAAGTATCCTACAATTTATTTAGAACAACAAGTTCATCGCAATTCATCTAAACTATTAATTAAATTTAAATTTGATAATGGTCTCATTTCTATCATAAGAAGTATTAGTGGCGCTACATGGAGTAAAACTTTAGCAGCTTGGCACGTAGAAAACACTAAAGAGAATTACGATAAAGTTATTACAACTTTTAAAGGAATAACAATTATTAACTCTAGCAAAATTAGCAAAACAATACCATTTAAAAGAAAGTTAACAAACGAACAAAAAACGATTTTAAATAATTTTTACTTGTATTTAAAAGGTAAAAGATACAGTAAAAGTACCATACAGACGTATACTTTTTTTGTTGCTGATTTTGTAAATTTTCATACAAAGACACCTTTAGAAGAACTTACCAACAGGAGTGTTGAGTTATTTATTGAAAAAGTTTTTATAGAAAGAGAGTATTCTGTTAGCACTCAAAGACAATTTATAAGTGCCTTAAAGATTTTTATTATTTTTTGTCCAAAAACAAAAATTAATGATCTGGTATTAGAACGACCTAAAAAATCTAGAAAATTGCCCAATGTTTTATCTCAAGAAGAAGTTTTACGCATTGTGCAGGTTACTAAAAACTTAAAACATAGAGCTATTATTGTTTTGTTGTATTCATCAGGATTGCGCATTGGAGAAATTACTAGTTTACAATTAAAGAATATTGATATTGAGCGAAAACAAGTAAAAATAGAAAGTGGAAAAGGACGTAAAGATCGTTTTGTTGTATTGGCTTCGTCATTTTTACCTCTTTTACTGAATTATTTAACCACATACACACCGAAAGTTTATTTTATAGAAGGATTAGAAGGACATCGATATTCAGAAAGTAGTATTCGTAAATTTTTAGGTAAGAGTGTTATTTTAGCTAAGGTTTTAAAAAGAGTAACTCCGCATACATTACGACATAGTTATGCAACTCATTTACTGGAAAATGGTGTTGGGTTAAGACATATTCAGGAGTTATTAGGTCATGCAAAACCAGAGACTACGATGATTTATACACATGTTGCCAAGAAAGATTTATTAGATATTACGAGTCCATTAGATACTATTTTATTAACTTTAAACCAAAATAATAAAGAAGAACAAAACTTCCTATTATCCGGAAATAATACGATATAA
- a CDS encoding polyribonucleotide nucleotidyltransferase — protein MIPKVFREVIDLGDGRTISLETGKLAKQAHGSVVVQMGKAMLLCTVVSSYKAGTVDFLPLTVDYREKFAAAGRYPGGFFKREARPSDGEVLTMRLVDRVLRPLFPKDYHSEVQVMIQLMSHDEDVMPDALAGLAASAAIQLSDFPFECPISEARVARVNGEFVINPTRAQLAESDIDMMIGASADSVMMVEGEMDEISEEEMADAIKFAHEAIKVQCAAQVRLAEAFGKKETREYQGEREDEELAARIQDFCYDKCYAIAKKGTSKAERSAAFDEVKEELKASFTEEELVDYAELIGKYFNKAQKAAVRELTLAEGLRLDGRKTDEIRPIWCEVDYLPSVHGSSIFTRGETQALATVTLGTSRDANKIDMPSYEGEENFYLHYNFPPFCTGEARPLRGTSRREVGHGNLAQRGLKGMIPADCPYTVRVVSEVLESNGSSSMATVCAGTMALMDAGVKMIRPVSGIAMGLISDGDRYAVLSDILGDEDHLGDMDFKVTGTSEGITACQMDIKVKGLSYEILVNALKQARSGRLHILEKLTDTIPSANEEVKAHAPKMINRRIPNDMIGAFIGPGGKHIQELQKETGTTIVITEDAVTEEGIIEILGTDPAGIEQVIARIESMLFKPEVGSAYEVKVIKMLDFGAVVEYVEAPGNEVLLHVSELAWERTENVTDVVNMGDVFDVKYFGLDPRTRKEKVSRKALLPKPEGYVARPPRDDKRSSGGRDSRGSSNNRGRDDRKPRAPREPRKEE, from the coding sequence ATGATTCCAAAAGTATTTAGAGAGGTTATAGACCTTGGAGATGGAAGAACCATCTCATTAGAAACTGGTAAATTAGCCAAACAAGCTCATGGTTCAGTTGTTGTTCAAATGGGAAAAGCAATGTTGTTATGTACAGTTGTATCTAGCTATAAAGCTGGTACAGTAGACTTTTTACCCTTAACAGTAGATTATAGAGAAAAATTTGCAGCTGCAGGACGTTATCCTGGAGGATTCTTTAAAAGAGAAGCAAGACCAAGTGATGGCGAAGTTTTAACAATGCGTCTTGTAGACCGTGTTTTACGTCCATTATTCCCAAAAGATTACCATTCAGAAGTTCAAGTAATGATCCAATTAATGTCTCATGATGAAGATGTTATGCCAGATGCATTAGCAGGTTTAGCAGCATCAGCAGCTATTCAATTATCTGATTTTCCTTTCGAATGCCCAATTTCTGAAGCAAGAGTTGCTAGAGTAAATGGCGAATTCGTTATCAACCCAACAAGAGCACAATTAGCAGAATCTGACATTGATATGATGATTGGAGCTTCTGCAGATTCTGTAATGATGGTGGAAGGTGAAATGGATGAAATTTCTGAAGAAGAAATGGCAGACGCAATTAAATTTGCACACGAAGCTATTAAAGTACAATGTGCTGCACAAGTTCGTTTAGCTGAAGCTTTTGGTAAAAAAGAAACTAGAGAATATCAAGGAGAAAGAGAAGATGAAGAATTAGCAGCAAGAATACAAGACTTTTGTTATGACAAATGTTATGCAATTGCTAAAAAAGGAACTTCTAAAGCAGAACGTTCTGCAGCTTTTGATGAAGTAAAAGAAGAATTAAAAGCTTCATTTACAGAAGAAGAATTAGTTGATTATGCAGAATTAATTGGAAAATATTTCAATAAAGCTCAAAAAGCAGCAGTTAGAGAATTAACTTTAGCAGAAGGTTTACGTTTAGATGGACGTAAAACTGATGAAATTAGACCAATTTGGTGTGAGGTAGATTACTTACCATCAGTACATGGTTCATCCATCTTTACTCGTGGAGAAACACAAGCATTAGCAACTGTAACTTTAGGAACATCAAGAGATGCAAACAAAATAGATATGCCATCTTACGAAGGTGAAGAAAATTTCTATTTACATTATAACTTCCCTCCTTTTTGTACAGGTGAAGCAAGACCATTAAGAGGAACTTCTAGAAGAGAAGTTGGTCATGGTAATTTGGCTCAACGTGGTTTAAAAGGAATGATTCCTGCAGACTGCCCATATACAGTAAGAGTAGTTTCTGAAGTGTTAGAATCTAATGGTTCTTCTTCTATGGCAACTGTTTGTGCTGGTACAATGGCTTTAATGGATGCAGGTGTAAAAATGATAAGACCAGTATCTGGTATTGCAATGGGTTTAATTTCTGATGGAGACAGGTATGCAGTATTATCTGATATTCTAGGAGATGAAGATCATTTAGGTGATATGGATTTTAAAGTAACTGGAACTTCGGAAGGAATTACAGCTTGCCAAATGGATATTAAAGTAAAAGGACTTTCTTATGAGATTTTAGTGAATGCACTAAAACAAGCAAGAAGTGGTCGTTTACACATTTTAGAGAAATTGACGGATACTATTCCTTCTGCAAACGAAGAAGTTAAAGCGCATGCTCCTAAAATGATAAACAGAAGAATTCCAAATGATATGATTGGTGCATTTATTGGACCAGGAGGAAAACATATCCAAGAATTACAGAAAGAAACAGGTACAACAATTGTTATTACTGAAGATGCTGTAACTGAAGAAGGAATTATCGAAATTTTAGGAACAGATCCAGCTGGAATAGAACAAGTAATTGCTAGAATTGAATCGATGTTATTCAAGCCAGAAGTTGGTAGCGCTTACGAAGTGAAAGTCATAAAAATGTTAGATTTTGGAGCTGTAGTAGAATACGTAGAAGCACCAGGAAACGAAGTTTTATTACACGTATCTGAATTAGCTTGGGAACGTACAGAAAACGTAACCGATGTTGTAAATATGGGTGATGTTTTTGATGTGAAATACTTTGGTTTAGACCCAAGAACTCGTAAAGAAAAAGTTTCTAGAAAAGCATTGTTACCAAAACCAGAAGGTTATGTAGCAAGACCACCAAGAGACGACAAACGTTCTTCTGGAGGAAGAGACAGTAGAGGAAGTAGCAATAATCGTGGACGTGATGACAGAAAGCCAAGAGCGCCAAGAGAACCTAGAAAAGAAGAATAA